One Salmo trutta unplaced genomic scaffold, fSalTru1.1, whole genome shotgun sequence genomic region harbors:
- the LOC115182356 gene encoding putative ubiquitin carboxyl-terminal hydrolase 50 has product MDDSNGSAANPSGVQGQVMPMEEWGCSSGWGVRVKGEQGKREDRRLVGVCGLANSGNSCYMNAVLQCLFSTVPLVEHLLSSHKRSQLAKRNSPVAGVFVQLLQEVWQGQGGTTSPGEVRALVSSLHPQFNNQSQQDAQELLLLLLNALHDDLKNKGERRQTRSSQRLCLGRKSLSSAPAAGDSTVVTRLFEGQLSYQMLCLRCDGHSHSNQVFTILSLPIPLDSYKCSLQDCLSLFFQQSTLTCGDQKLCPECGVKRDTAVLTSIAKPPEILVLHLKRFGCHGSEKRKLRTNVLFSLDSLDLTPFLSSPSANHTSYSLYAVVCVFTPLQNHTGDLDMGHYTALCHSTMSSSWHHFDDRAVSEVVDFLVQSPNAYILLYSRQPFHRPTIPQI; this is encoded by the exons ATGGATGATTCCAATGGGAG TGCAGCCAATCCCAGCGGTGTTCAGGGTCAGGTGATGCCCATGGAGGAGTGGGGGTGTAGCTCAGGATGGGGGGTGAGGGTGAAGGGGgagcaggggaagagagaggacaggcggCTGGTGGGGGTGTGTGGTCTGGCTAACAGTGGTAACTCCTGCTACATGAACGCTGTGCTGCAGTGTCTCTTCTCCACTGTGCCGTTGGTGGAACACCTCCTCAGCTCACACAAACGCTCCCAGTTGGCCAA gcGTAACAGTCCTGTAGCGGGGGTGTTTGTGCAACTCCTACAGGAGGTGTGGCAGGGTCAGGGGGGTACCACCTCCCCAGGGGAGGTGAGGGCCTTGGTCTCCTCCCTGCACCCCCAGTTCAACAACCAATCACAGCAGGACGCCCAGGAGCTACTCCTCCTCCTGCTCAACGCCCTGCATGACGACCTGAAgaat AAGGGGGAGAGGCGTCAGACACGTTCTTCCCAGCGGTTGTGTCTGGGCAGGAAGTCGCTCAGTTCGGCGCCAGCAGCGGGGGATTCTACGGTGGTGACACGTCTCTTCGAGGGACAACTCAGCTACCAGATGCTGTGTCTGCGCTGCGATGGACACTCTCACAGCAACCAGGTCTTCACCATCCTGTCTCTGCCTATACCACTTGACTCATACAAGTGCTCCCTACAG gACTGCCTGTCGCTGTTCTTCCAGCAGAGTACGTTGACGTGTGGAGATCAGAAGTTGTGTCCAGAGTGTGGAGTGAAGAGAGACACAGCTGTCCTCACCAGCATAGCCAAACCACCTGAGATCCTGGTGCTGCACCTCAAACG TTTTGGTTGCCATGGGAGTGAGAAGAGGAAGTTGAGGACCAATGTGTTGTTCTCATTGGACAGTTTAGACCTAACCCCCTTCCTGTCCAGCCCCTCAGCCAATCACACCAGCTACTCTCTCTACGCAGTGGTG TGTGTCTTCACCCCCCTCCAGAACCACACAGGAGACCTAGACATGGGTCACTACACGGCCCTGTGCCACAGTACCATGTCCAGCAGCTGGCACCACTTTGACGACAGGGCCGTGAGCGAGGTGGTGGACTTCTTGGTGCAGTCTCCTAACGCCTACATCCTGCTGTACAGCCGTCAGCCCTTCCACAGGCCCACCATACCCCAGATCTGA